TTTAATTTAGACCTGAAAATTAGCATTCTGCGTTTCTTTGTCTCAGATTCTTGCACGGAAGGCCAAGAATCGCTATACTTGGAAAGGGTATGGGGCAATCCCTAAGACTCTGGAAGACCTAAAagtaaataacatttttttctcACTGATTTGTGCTTTCTTTGAGGCTTGGCTGAATTTGTAGACTTTATATGTTCACGATCGTTAATATTTTCTCACCCTGCAGAAAGAGGGCTTAAAGGAGAATGGTTGTGCAGTTGAAACAAGTTGCTCTGAGAAAGTATTATGCTCCTATCTAATGATTTCTTTGCCTATTTCTTGATTGAAAGTTCTAATTTGAATAATTCTTGTTATGTGGTCGTGGACAGATCCAAATGAAATGaaagtttttcttttcttttacatAAAGCACAATGatgttttttctaaaaaaaaaaaaagaaccatGATGTTTTCTCACAACTAAATTCTTAGGTGTCATCAGATTGCAGGATTCTTCATCATCTTATTTGACATTATTCTTTTCCTTAGACTTCGGATGATGAAGACGACGAGATGTGCTCAGATTTGAACAACTCAAGTCAAACTGAAAAATCGGACTCTAATTCTGTTCCTAAATGTTCTTTGTCAAACAGATCTGGTAATTAATCTTGGTCATTTACTCATTGTTCAATGTCCAATATGGATTGCGGCTGATTCTTAACCTTGGACATTGCAAGCGTTTAatcgttgatttatttatttccaTATTTAGGTGAAAATAGAAAAGAGAAGTCTCTTGGGCTTCTGACGCGGAATTTTGTTAAGCTTTTCCTTTGCACTGATGTGAGATAATGTTTAAATTCATCGCAATTGTTGGTTATTCTATTCGTAATCTTCACAGTTTTATAATGTTACGTTGGTTGTTCATTAGATGGATATGATTTCTCTTGATGATGCTGCAAAACTACTACTTGGGGATGGAAAACGCAATTCAGTGACTACAAGAAGTAATGTACCTTCATTTTTGTTATGTTATTGCTGAAATTAAATATGCAGGACCGGACCCGTTTGGTTAACGTTTACTTTTGCAACTCTGCAGCAAAGGTTAGAAGACTGTACGATATAGCTAATGTTCTGTCTTCCATGAATTTTATTGAGAAGGTGAGGCATCTTATTGAGTGATAGTTTTATAAAACCAGAACTGTTGTACAGAACTTCCATCTTTTATTCTCATCAATAAACTTTTGCATGAAAATGCTTAAAAAGATTAAAATGTATTTGACTCTAGCTCTAATCTATCTCTTGAATGATGTTCAGACTCATCATCCTTTAACAAGGAAACCTGCTTTCAGATGGTTGGGGCTGAATGGAAAACCTGATAAAGAAAATGTGGATTCCTTGGTTTTGAGTGAGTCCAAGAAGAGGGTTTTTGGAACTGACCTTACTAATGCTACTATTAAGAGGTTCAAGGTGGATGGGGATGCATCCCATTTCCTCAAACCACATATACCTATTCAAATTAAACAGGAGAATTTAGATAATGACGTTGGAAGGACAAAAACAGGAGGCAAGAATTACCAGTTCGGTCCTTTTGCTCCTGCAAATGTGCACAAGGTTGGAACTTCTcaagatgaaaaagaaaaacaggTCATAGATTGGGAAAGTCTAGCCTCCACTTATCGGCCTCAGTATCATAATCAAGGTACTTTACACAATTGATTTCAGTAACATTAAAAGAGCTACCATCAATTGATTATTTGTCTAGTTCAATGGTCAAATTACATAAACCATTTCTTGTCTATGCATATACATGTGGGAAAGAAGAAAAAACCTTCCATTCGTTAACCACACTTAATAAATGGAGTCTCCTCATTAAGTGGATTCACAACAGAAGAATGCAGTGCAAGCACATATACACCACTATTATAACACATGCTCAATAATTTTCCCTAATGCTGTCCCAAATTTTGCTTACTAGAAACTTGTTTCGTTGCTGTTTTTCTCAGCTTTAAAAGATATGTTCTCGCACTATGTCGAAGCATGGAAATCATGGTACTCTGAAGTCGCTGGCAAGAACCATATACAACTACTGTCCTAACACCCTAGTTTCTACTCAAATAGCAGTGGTATAATTCACTTCGTGAGAACGAAGGTACATTTGTTGACTTAGAGTAAATGACTCCTGATGAAGAATGCATGTACACAATGAACTCGGCTACCTCGCAGGAATCGCGTATCAGTAACGAACAATTGTGCAACTTTATTCACCTCAATTCATTTCTTGATTTTATCGTGATAGACTCTAGGATCTGCGTTGGCATCGTTGATCCTTCTCAAATTTGAGTATCCATGTACATTGACTGAAAGTTTGTATTAGTTGCTATCCTTAATATCAACCAGTAACTTGCATcgtttgggatttttttttcaacaatgaaatatttcttggatagAAAAAGTTTCTTTAGCTTTCAACAGATCAAAGTTGAATAACTAGTAAAGGCAGATAAAAATCGAATCATTAAAAAGTCAGGCAAAAGTTAATTCTACTATCGGATGTGATAATGTTAGTTTTGTACttcttgttgaattaattatagTATTGTAATTATGTTACGTAGAtgaattttagtcatttttgtcaaaattatataattaaatgtttaatattattgttaatttaataaatcatgttaactataaaaatttaacgataatattgataatttaattacatgattttttGGATGAAGACTAAAATTCAAGTCAGAACATAGTAATAGAACTATAattgatttaataaaatttacaagaTTAAAAATGTCCGCGCATCAATAAATATGTACTAAAATTGACATTTCACCAAAAAGTTACAAACAAATTCCATTTTTTGAGGGAAAAATTCCTTCTGAAAATTCATTTAATTCCTAACAGGAGAATGATAAAACTGAAAAGTTCGATTTCGGAAAACctggattttattttatccgACTGGTTTTGTACGATTAAACtgttcaaaatttgaaagttaTCGATAATATCTTGATTACAccaataatatctcaattgcCACAGTATGCAAACTGCACTGGGAAGTAAGAAGATTTCATGTAAGCCGGCTGTAATTACATGCACAGATTGTCACAATACATTATACGGTGGACATTGTATTGCCATCGACGAAAGCAAAAAACTAAGAGACAAATGGAACTTTAGAATTAAGATTTCGTAACGAAGATACTGAGAATACTAGTCATGA
This sequence is a window from Primulina huaijiensis isolate GDHJ02 chromosome 13, ASM1229523v2, whole genome shotgun sequence. Protein-coding genes within it:
- the LOC140991734 gene encoding E2F transcription factor-like E2FE, with protein sequence MCFGRIYICVIAYRLIYLFEEIYMALPEFHAAGAIDSGSKDVPYCRKQKSLGLLCSNFLSLYNRDGIETIGLDDAASRLGVERRRIYDIVNVLESVGILARKAKNRYTWKGYGAIPKTLEDLKKEGLKENGCAVETSCSEKTSDDEDDEMCSDLNNSSQTEKSDSNSVPKCSLSNRSGENRKEKSLGLLTRNFVKLFLCTDMDMISLDDAAKLLLGDGKRNSVTTRTKVRRLYDIANVLSSMNFIEKTHHPLTRKPAFRWLGLNGKPDKENVDSLVLSESKKRVFGTDLTNATIKRFKVDGDASHFLKPHIPIQIKQENLDNDVGRTKTGGKNYQFGPFAPANVHKVGTSQDEKEKQVIDWESLASTYRPQYHNQALKDMFSHYVEAWKSWYSEVAGKNHIQLLS